The Salvelinus sp. IW2-2015 linkage group LG4q.2, ASM291031v2, whole genome shotgun sequence genome includes the window CTTCACCTGCAGGagcgggtttttctttgtttgaaAGAGGGATGGGGATTACGTCCCTGTATCGATTACCAGGGTTTAAATAACATTACCATCAAGAACCATTACCCTCTTACTCTTATGACATCAGCCTTTGAGAGACTCCAGGGAGCTACAGTTCTCAAAATTGGATTTACGGAACgcgtacaatctggtgcgcatcagacagggagacgagtggaagacagtgtTCAACACCCTAAATGGACATTATCAGTACCGGCCAttttccaggccctggttaatgatGTGCTGCGCGACTTCCTTCACCAGTTCATGTTTGTGtacctggatgacatcctcatcttctccagGTCCATGGTTGAACAGATCCAACATGTTCGCCAGGTTCTTCAAAGACTCCTCTCTCACCACTTGttcgtgaaggctgagaagtgtgagtTTCACATTCCTCAGATCTCCTTCCTGGGGTACATCGTGTCTCAGGGCTGTGTACGTATGGACTCCCAAAAGGTAGAAGCGGTGGTCAACTGGCCGCGGCCCAGCACAGTCAAGCAAGTCCAGCGTTTTTTGGGTTTTGCTAATTTCTACTGGAGATTTGTGAGACTTTAGTTCGGTGGCTgcgccattgacagcgctcaccAAGGGCTCGGTTGGGCATGTAAGCTGGACCCCTGCTGCTGAGAAGGCGTTCCAGGACCCTtacctctgcttgctgtgtttctctgtgcctGGGTTCGAGTTCATACTAGCATTATTGTTACATAGTGGAGGTGtcacaatacccataaaacctagcggtcaaacagggaaatgattCCAATGGTTTTCCCACCATACATGTTTTCCCattggggattttagaaacacttcaaataagggctgtgtttcgtgtatgtttaccctggcgtgatgttttgataaccatgtaaatctctctaagACAAGGTgaattttatcaatatattcagttttttttttttttttttgtaaaaatgctaattagcatcaaagtagacatcttCCAAGGCTATAAATCTATAAATTCCTGCACGTcctctctagctgacacctttgctaacaggtattgtgtcaatttaaaacatgcacaatttagccaatttattcattgcTACATTtaactaacattagatagttaatccaaagattcttacctttgccaaATCGAGGCAGTCTTGTCTAGATCATCATTGcattttgtagttctttatgatagacACATTAGCAGccaattagcatttcatttttggggggtaaatacaggcaaatatattgataaaagtcaccttggcCTAGAGAGATTAATACGGTTACCAATATGTCCTGCCAGTGTAATGGAACACAGCCTACATGGAACACAGCccatattttaagtgtttctaaaaaattcctatgggaaaaatgaatggtggaaaaacgattggaaccatttccctgtttaaccgctaggttttatgggtattatgaatcccactgtggtactctattcgtaacatatcatatgaaatggatgatgagcgtccacaaattaatacataacatacgaaacataacatatcatactaattggagtttTACTATCTTATGCCTACCCCAGGTTGAGTGAGTCCAGGTTAGGGGTGGTTGGGGGACTTAGGTAAGTCCTTTCCCATTCTCAGTTAAATTAATTTGTGTTACAGTGGCACAAACAACAGGACAGGACCTCTATAAATAATCTAAGACTGAAGGAGTAGTGAAGTAGGAGAGAAGTGCCagcagaggagcgagagagagagagagagagagatagagggagagaaagagaggggggacgCTTGGTTACCTTCCAAACAAAGCATCTGATTTGCACAGCAAAACGAAGAGGAGGGGAAAGCAACGGAGGAGGAATGAAAGGAAAGAGATGAAGGGAGTGATTGCACAGTGCCACACACTTGAGTCTACCTTGAAGACGGTGTAGCGTTGGATCACGGCATGACAGCTCAACAGTAGTCTCCACTCCACAGCACTTCTACTGAGCCCCACCACTGTCCAGAGAGAAAGACACTATCTAAGTAAGAAACAGTGAGGGAGTCAGCTCAACTGATTGAAAAGGATGGAGCAACAGTGAGGGAGTCAGCTTAACTGATTGTGAAGGAGGGAGGAACTAAAGAAGAAGATAGAAGATGAACATCAATAGACATTTAGAAAGAAGAAGCGGATAGAGAGCTAAAGCACGCTGCCTGTGGATGAGCCAGGAGCCCGGGGATGCAGAGGGATTGCAGGAGGAGCGTAGCAGCAGCAGCCTAGCCAGGCGGACAGACAACATACACACATCTCAGAGAGGGACTGTTGGCTCGGCCCCTAGTGGAAGATGAAGAAGCATTCAGCCAGAGTGGCTCCTCTCAGCTCCTACAGCTCCCAGGTCCTCACCTGCTCCATCTCCGAAGGTAAAATATCCTGACTGGAGGTAGGGGACAGGGAAAAAGGGATGGAGTCTCACCCTAGGTGCCATGTCTCGGAcatgtgtgtgtacgtttgtgtttgcgtatgcgtgtgtgtctAAGATGGGCAGCATTGGAAACTCATCGAACCCTTCTATAAGAGCAGAGATATGCGTGGTGATTACCATATATTTGTGCATTATTAATGCCTATAGCTAAACGACTCTGGCAGTTTTGCTGTTTTTACATATTAATACTTGTGTAATAGGGCTTGGTGTTAAGTGGTCATTACATGGCTCATTAAATCAACCCCAAAGGgcagagtatgagagagagagaaagaaaaagagagggaggaagggaaggagggagggagggaaggagggagggagagttaagGTAGCTGAAACAAATTAGGATGTGTCCAGTCCTAGTATAATTGTGTGCTCTGGGATTTCTTTGATAAAGTAAAGAGCACATGATGTGCCCTCCACAGAATAGTGCATACTGGGCTTCTTGTTATTAAGTCTATTAAATGTCACAATGGCATGAACATTATATAAACAATGTAAATGATGTAAACAATATAAAGTTATCAAGTAGACTATTATCTTGTGATTATTCAAAATCATACACAATCAGATGAATGATTATATTACCAATCAACTGTTAGAATTATTTCAATATTTTCACTTGAATGACAATGTATTACAGAACTATGAGAAACTTCCATGCCTTTGCTCTTCCCCATTCTTTGGGAGGGGATACAGAACTTATTGACAGGGACTGTGATATCACAGCGTGTGTTTAGTTGTCATTTGTGCCACACAATTGATATTGACAACCCAAACAGGCTGACGGCTTGGCTGTTCTCACATCTGTTCCTTCTTGCTTACCTGTCTTGTATGTGATTAGTTTTAGGCAAAACCCATTTAGATCGGGACATGGGTACCACATCCTTTAAATGGTACAGCCCtctccacagccatacactgttTCTACAGATTTGAGTTCCATACCATCCATTGCCTTTGTGTCTATTTTGCAGAGATGAACAAAAGACACACTTAATCAATTAATCCATGTCTTTTCGTCTCTCCTGGGATGGAATAAATAAATGCACTGCTTGACTCCTGTATACCACTGCATGCCATCTAGGAACATCAGTGTTTGCATTTCTCACCTTTGCTTATGAGTCAACTCAAAACATAGCTTTGGGCTTCATACAGTAAATAACAGGATGTATAGGTAGCTAGGTAAACACCTACTAAACAGAATTGGTTAGAGATATTCCTGTCCTTTGCAATACCTTAGCCAAATGATGCTGTCAAGTGTGCAGACTACAGCTTGTGAGATACTGTAGGTTTCCTTTATAGTTTTTGCTAAGCTATTCTTTGCTGTGCCATACCATATTGTTTATTACAGGAGCTCAAATGTAGTCAATACTTCAGCATTAATGAGGTGGAATTATAGTTTTGTTTTAATATCCGCATCCTGGCAAAGGATCAAAGTGTGGTGCTTTTCCCTGGGGAAACAGGATGCTAGCAAGCCTACAATGTGTTGCTCTCCGCACCTAGCACccattacagtactgtacaggGAATTATGTCCTCTCAGAATGGGCAAGATTTTTGAGTGGTCAATGAACCTCCGAGAGAGGAGGACAAAAATGTAGCTCAGCATACATCTACATCCAGACTCGCTCATAAAAATTATGTTACTTCTGGTTTTAAATCATGCAGTTCTTGATCGTCTCCCATACTCCCCTTAAGGTCTAGCTGTCTGTCCCCATCTGGGACAAAGTGAGATAAAACCTTTAAGAGAAAACATGTAATCAATCTTTAGTTTTAAGGCATAAAACTCTATAAAAGATTTAAGTCCAAGTGCCAAGTCGTACATTTCCTGGATGTATTGGAGGGGACATTTTCATCCAAAAGTAAAACTCTGCAATATTAAACTTTGCACTGTACGCCAAGATCCCAAGCCAAATTGACAGAGTTCCAATTGCCAGTGAAAGTTAGCTACTGTATCTAATTGGGTGGCAgttagagcattgagccagtaatcaaaaggtttctagtttgaatcccgagctgactaggtaatCATGGCTGATCCAATGCTGTGACCCCactcagggggagtgggatatgcaaaaaaacacatttccatttcactacACACTTGTTAAGGTTACAcatttgtacatgtgtgaaacaggacaaatataagcaccccctattTGACATTTTGAAttgtcacagtaacctcagtaaCCACAGTAACCAAAGTGGGGCAGAGATACAGTTTCCCTTTCGAAATGATCCTTTAAAAAAAGAAGTCAAACAACACTGACTGGAACTGATTTTAATGCACTGTCTGTCTTCATCATCAGCATTGTCCAGCATTGTCTGTTTGTCCAGCATTGTCTGTTTGTCCAGCATTGTCTGTTTGTCCAGCATTGTCTGTTTGTCCAGCATTGTCTGTTTGTCCAGCATTGTCTGTTTGTCCAGCATTGTCTGTTTGTCCAGCATTGTCTGTTTgtccagtgtaacggatgtgaaatggctagctagttagcggtggtgcgcgctaatagcctttcaatcggtgacgtcacttgctctgagaccttgaagtagtggttccccttgctctgctagggccgcggcttttgtggagcgatgggtaacgaggcttcgtgggtgactgttgttgatgtgggcagagggtccctggttcgcccccgggtcggggcgaggggacggactaaagttaaactgttacaccagCATTGTCTTTTCGTGTCTCTGGAAAGGCACTCTTTGGATAGATGCAATGCTCAACTAATATTATGTAGCAACTGTAGGTGTATGATTGCTGTTGAATAATGGTGTTACTGTTTTTTTTGTCATCATAAAGTTTCTGTAGGAGTGGATACTGACTAGCAGCATTATTGTAACTTAGGGTCAGACAGCATAAAGTGTCTTGGGTTTCAAGGACATTATCGTTCTGGATGTGCTGCCCGACGTCTTTCTTCCTACTTCTAAGGCTTTaaagtctaacagaacacagcacacacactcttaAGCATCTATGACATGTTAAGCCAGCAATTAATGTTACCCATGAAAGAGTTTCATCTCATGCATATTCCATTTCATTACACTCTGCTTTCTGTTTTAGAGAACCTAAAGGGAAGAGTCACGGTATGAATCGTAGTGGCACATTTATAGTCTtgattgtttttttggggggggggacgggggacggAAGACTGCTCTGAACCAACAGTTTTCTCTCTGGGAGCAGAGGGTCGATACCTAGTGGTGCACATAGGGGTTTTATTGGATTACTTAGAGGCACTGATTGTACTCATCTTGTTTCGAGCATTGCTAATGGCCCTCCTCAAAGCTCCAagtagagaggagcgagagagcctGCTGCTTcctgctgtactgtaatgtaatgtctaTAGCCATGGTGGAAATGGCTGGGCTGAACCCATAGTGCTGAACCAGCAGGCTGAGAGTGAGCAGCAAACACCCAGCACATGTCTATTTTATTCCTGCCCTGGTATAGGTTGATCATGCTGTGGAGGCCTAGATAACGGATCCTGGATCTCCGGAAACAGCCTCACATCATCTCAgtgacacacacataaaacacacacgcgtgcacacaccaTTCACACCCACAATCCATTAAGGCAATGCACCAACCAACATTATTCTGCTTTGACTGCAAAATGACTGCTGCAAGGAATAACATTCAATATAAGTCCTTACATTTCTGTTCTCGATTCCTGGTTCTCTGTAGTAGTGGGTTTGATGTGTGTGCTCACAGTTAGCTTTACGGTTCTCCTTGCTCCTAGTCTCCCTGCGCATAGTGCACCAGTCCAAAAACCACCCAGTCTGCGCTGAAGCCACTGAATGCAGAAGTGCACACTCAGAGCTTTGGTAATCTATTCTCTTTACAGTCGCAAGCAAAAAAAAAGGCAGATCTGCTAAACTTTCAACAATGTTTTCTTGCGGCTGTAAAGATGTCAGCAGTCTACCATAGTGGCCCATGCTATGTCCACGAGAGAGTCCTAGTGGAACATCTTGCTCAGTGCTCTAAAAGGAATTTTGAAAAGTCTTATTCTACAATAGCCAGACCTCTGAACTATCAATCCTGTAGTTTCTTTAGAGCACAATAGAAAGAATGGTAAGAAACAGGAGGCTGCCACAATTGACAAGGTTGTCATGTCTTTCTAAAGACGGATGTCACGGGATTGGGCGGACACGTACATAATGTGGATCCTTTCTGGGGGTCATGTTTCTGTGCATGTCTGAATACATGTCTATGTTAAGACCGTATCCCCTGTGTTGTATAATGACTCAATGGTGCTATTCCTGACATGGGCAACCAGCATCCAGAATGCTAAGAACACATATTTTGACCAAAGCTTTGCCTTAGTGCCTTTACAGCAGGTCATTCAAACTGGAGGACTGACTCACTAAGGACGAATTATCAATACTTGTTTACATATCTCAGTGAGGCAGCCAGGATAGCGTCATAGAATGGAGCTTGGAACCCATTGGTCTTTATGGAACAATCCACTCTAATTGTCTTTGTGAAAGCTGTTCCACATCAGCTTTATTTTCAAGTGCTATGTGTTTTATTGTGGAAATGGAACATTCAAATTGACCTGTTGCTATCAACCACACACTGGAAAAACAAATACTGAAAACACATGCTTATGACTCTTTGTCCAGAGTGTCGCTGTCCACTGTGCTGAATGGGGTGCCACTGTCCATAGTGCTGAAGCGAATGGcattgtccatggtgctgaagcgCCTTCTATTCAGCCACACCTACACCAATGCCTCTTGTGATGCAACAAGCCTACAGTACATATCCATCCATACTTTAACTACGGATATGTTTACCCCCACAGGAGAGGAGGGTTCTGAGTCTCATGCGGACACACCAGGCAGTGAGGCCAGTGAAGAAGGGACATCGTACCAGACGTGTGCTAACACAGTGCTGAAGGTGCTGGGGGGCCTCCTATTGGTCCTATGTGTCTCCTCCTCTTGGGTGGGCACCACTCAGCTGGTCCAGCTCACCTTCAAGACCTTCTCCTGCCCCTTCTTCATCTCCTGGTTCAGCACTAACTGGaccatcctcctcttccctctctactACGGAGGCCACGTGGTCACCACCCGGGACGAGCAGACGCCTATACAGAAATTCAGGTGATTGATCATGACAGTGGGGAAGGGCTTATACAAGGTTGCACAGGCTAGGTACTGTAGCTCCTTGAGAAACCATAGACTCCATAGGCTATAATTCCAGGGTATTGAATCAGTTGTGACACCCAGAAGTGTTTATGGGagctgcagtagtagtagtaaaatgCTTTCTGTTCAGTATTCAGGGGGTTTGATCTCCTCCAGTGCCATGAGACGTTGTTTatatgacacacccctcctctAATTACCATTGGCACAGGCGTGTGAAAGGGGATATTAACCGCAACCATGAGAAATGGCCAGTGTAATAATTTCAATGAAGCATTGCCTCTCAGCCAGAAGAACGGTTTTGACTTCCATCCAAAGTTTTGGAATTCCCACTCACATTTCCTCATGGGTACTAATCCCTTTGATAAGTTCTCTTACCAACAACACATTTGAGAAGTAAATAACCTCTTCCTTTTCTCTATCCACTATTTCCTCTCTATAATTCCATTCGTCAGAGAGTGCAGCAGGCTTTTTGGGGAGAATGGGATGACCCTCAAGCTGTTCCTGAAGAGGACAGTTCCCTTCTCCATCCTGTGGACCCTGACTAACTACCTGTACCTGCTGGCCCTGAGGAAGCTGACCGCCACTGATGTCTCAGCCCTCTACTGCTGCCACAAGGCCTTCGTCTTCCTACTGTCCTGGATCGTCCTGAAGGACCGCTTCATGGGTGTACGGGTCAGTActctaccactactattactTCATTGGACTTGGTCACACAGCTATCCAATGAATCATACAGGGGAGGGGAGGTTGGCACAAGTATTAATGTTGATTGGTTTACTTCCCTCATTCCTACCTGCAGATTGTGGCAGCCATAATGGCAATCACAGGCATCGTCATGATGGCTTACGCAGATGGTTTCCATGGGGACTCCATCATAGGCGTGGCCTTAGCTGTAGGCTCCGCGTCCACATCGGCTCTCTACAAGGTTAGTTTACTAAGCAGGTGCCTGTTAATACTGAAATAATTAGTATTCTTAATTAGTTTTACATAGAGTTCCATCAGTATAACATATCTGGACATTGTTTCCTCTGCTGCAGGTACTGTTTAAGATGTTCCTGGGCAGTGCCAACCTGGGTGAGGTGGCTCACTTCCTCTCCACCATGGGTGTCTTCAATCTCATCTTCATCTCCTTCATCCCCCTCATCCTCTACTTCACCAAAGTGGAGCACTGGGTCTCTCTGTCCTCGCTGCCCTGGGGATACCTGTGTGGCCtggctgggctctggctgggtgagtggaaacacacacacacacacacacacacactatttgatCTTACTAGAAACAATATTTGTGTTAACATTGTCATTTCTCTTCCAGTGTTCAATATCCTGGTTAATGTTGGTGTGGTGCTTACCTACCCCATCCTCATCTCTATAGGGACATTGCTCAGTGTGCCCGGCAATGCAggtaagtgtctgtgtgtgcgtgtgtgcgtgtgtgcgtgtgcgtatctCTGAAATATGTGTAAAGGCCTCTTTATTCTAATGCATGCAGAGGTATTGTATTCAGACGTCAGCACTTGAGGCCCCGGCAATAAACAGATTACACAGCAggtctcactctctcacctcgGAAACCCAATCATCATTGTGCCTTCAGACGCAGCAACTATCCGTCACAAAGGGAGGATCAGGTTGCTAAGGCGACACTAAATGCCCACAGTTATTTTCCTTAACCACAGTGGCCTGTATGAAGGTCAGTGGGTTACTACAGCTTGGCGCGGTGCAGGGGTGTAGACCTTTAGAGCAGAGAGGACATAGTGGCCCACTTGTGCTGATTGTAAGCTGCATTGTTaagctacatactgtatatcccccCTGCAGTTCAGTTCATCCCCCCACTTTTGTCCTGCGGTTTCTGTTACTTTATGTAATTAATCagaacatctctctctgtctttctccctctctcttctattaCCTCACTACTGCTTAATTAATcaaaacatctctctctcgcgccatacctccctccctccctccctccctccgtagtGGTAGAtgtgttgaaacatgaggtgatctTCAGTGTGGTGCGTCTGGCTGCCACCTGCATCATCTGCCTTGgcttcctgctgctgctgcttcctgaGGAGTGGGACTCCGTCACGCTGCGCTTCCTCGCCGCATTCAAGAAGTCTGAGGAGCATGCAGAGGAGCTGACTGATTCCAGCATCCACACACGCAGCCGCAGCCAAGCTAATGGCGCCGTCTCAATCCCTATGGCATGACCCCTGACCCTGTCAGCTCCCATGATCCTCCAATGCC containing:
- the slc35f4 gene encoding solute carrier family 35 member F4 isoform X2 → MKKHSARVAPLSSYSSQVLTCSISEGEEGSESHADTPGSEASEEGTSYQTCANTVLKVLGGLLLVLCVSSSWVGTTQLVQLTFKTFSCPFFISWFSTNWTILLFPLYYGGHVVTTRDEQTPIQKFRECSRLFGENGMTLKLFLKRTVPFSILWTLTNYLYLLALRKLTATDVSALYCCHKAFVFLLSWIVLKDRFMGVRIVAAIMAITGIVMMAYADGFHGDSIIGVALAVGSASTSALYKVLFKMFLGSANLGEVAHFLSTMGVFNLIFISFIPLILYFTKVEHWVSLSSLPWGYLCGLAGLWLVFNILVNVGVVLTYPILISIGTLLSVPGNAVVDVLKHEVIFSVVRLAATCIICLGFLLLLLPEEWDSVTLRFLAAFKKSEEHAEELTDSSIHTRSRSQANGAVSIPMA
- the slc35f4 gene encoding solute carrier family 35 member F4 isoform X1, which produces MISTEGAESGGDQPCFRLEPLNTHLPGKAGDSHLLFGDMDTPSKVTANGVQDIEDRILRITGYYGYYPGYSSQRREEGSESHADTPGSEASEEGTSYQTCANTVLKVLGGLLLVLCVSSSWVGTTQLVQLTFKTFSCPFFISWFSTNWTILLFPLYYGGHVVTTRDEQTPIQKFRECSRLFGENGMTLKLFLKRTVPFSILWTLTNYLYLLALRKLTATDVSALYCCHKAFVFLLSWIVLKDRFMGVRIVAAIMAITGIVMMAYADGFHGDSIIGVALAVGSASTSALYKVLFKMFLGSANLGEVAHFLSTMGVFNLIFISFIPLILYFTKVEHWVSLSSLPWGYLCGLAGLWLVFNILVNVGVVLTYPILISIGTLLSVPGNAVVDVLKHEVIFSVVRLAATCIICLGFLLLLLPEEWDSVTLRFLAAFKKSEEHAEELTDSSIHTRSRSQANGAVSIPMA